A window of Halopseudomonas sabulinigri genomic DNA:
CCAGCGCTTAGACAAATAGCGCTCTCACCGTCAGTAATGGCGGTCGAGACCAGATGTTGAAACACAAATAAGAGCGCCGCGTAACCCGGTGTGCGTTTTATGTTGGAAAGTGAGCAGGAGACATTGGTTATGCAGTTCTACAAAAACCTATGGCGTGATAGCGGCATGTTACCCAACACACTGGCAGTGGGTTACGTACTGTTGACCTATTTCGGCGGTTGGGCGCTGCTGTTTCTCGGCACTTGGTGGAGCCTGTTATTGGGCACGCTGGCTGTTGCGCACGGGATGACCATCGCGGCCTATCTGTTGCACGATTGTGGACATAACGCCTTGTGCAAGAAGGTGGAGCACAACACACGCCTCGGGCGCTGGATGAACGTAATTACCGGATCGCATTACGGCACTTATGAAGACATGCGATACAAGCACATGCGTCATCACGTCGACAACTGCGAGCCGGTGGCATTCGACTATCGCGCCTGGCTGGTCCAGCGTCCCGTCCTGCATAAGTTCGTACGTGCCCTGGAGTGGTGTTACATCCCGGCAGTGGAACTACTGATGCACGGCATGCTGATCGCCGCGCCCTTTGTCTATGACAGCAAGAAAGCGCAGCGCAGCCGCGTGCTTCGCATTACTTTGCTGCGCGTCGCCTGCTTTGGCTTGGTTGGCTGGTTCGCGCCTTTGGCGCTGTTGGGCTACGCGCTGGCTTACTGCCTGTTTCTCACGTTCCTGCGGTTTATGGATTCGTTTCAGCACAACTATGAGATTTTCTACACGCTGGACACGCCCGACGCCAAGCCACCGTACAAAGGCAACCGTGACTACGAAGAATGTAATACCTACAGCAACCTGATCTCGGCACGCTGGCCATGGCTGAACCTGCTAGCGCTGAATTTCTCCTATCACAATGCGCATCACACCAAGCCAAACATGCCCTGGTATCGACTGCCGGCTTACCACCGGGAAATTTACGGTGATAACTGCCCGCAGCAATTGAGCATTTGGGGGCAGGTAAAAAGCTTTCACCGCCACCGGGTTGAGCGCGTACTGGCAGAGGAATACGGCACGGCTGATGTGCGTGAAACTGTGCGTGAAGGCAAGGCTGTTGGGGTTAATGCGCTGTCTTTCCTGACCGCATTCTGAGTGCATATCCGCTGTATGACGGTGCCGGGAGAGAGTTGATGCGGGGATTGGGTACAGAAATTTGGAGCAGCTTTGATTTCAAACAACGGGTAACACCCACCACCAAGCTGATATTAGGTGTCGTCGCTTGGTTGGCCTTTGTTCTGTTATGGCACGTGGCCGCCAATGCCAAGGATACCCTCAGTCCGCTGTTTCCCGGCCCGCTACAGGTGCTGGAAGCCTTGCGCGAGCTCTTTTGGGAGCGTGAGTTCAGCGCTGACGTGTTGAGCAGTCTGCAGCGTATCGGTATCAGCTTTGCGGTGGCCGTCGCCATTGCATTACCGCTGGGTGTGTTAATGGGGGCGTTTCCGCTGATCGCGGCATTCTTCAGTCCATTGGTCTCGGCGTTCCGCTATTTACCGGACCCGGCGTTTATTCCGTTGTTGCTGATGTGGCTGGGTACCGGGAATGAACAGAAGATTGCACTGCTGGTTCTGGGCGTGATTTGGTTCCTGATTACCTTGGTCAGCGATGTCGTCCGGCAGGTACCGACAGATTTTATCGAAACGTCGAAAACACTGGGCGGCTCACGCAAGGTAATTCTCTGGACGGTGGTAGTACCTGCCGCGTTACCCGCAATTGTGGATACCTGCCGGCAGATGCTTGCCGTCAGCTGGACCTATCTGGTCATCGCCGAGATTGTCGCTGCCACCGACGGTATCGGCGCCATGATGATGCGCGCCAAACGCTTTGTGCATGTGGACGACATCATGGCCGGCATCCTGGTGATAGGTCTGCTGGGACTGCTGTGTGATCTGGCGTTTCGCGCAATCCACTGGCTGGCTTTTCCCTATCTGCGGCAAAGAGCACGTTAGCGCCCGTGAGGGGCCTGCGTGATGCGGTGACGGATAAAGCCGTCGATTCAGCTTGAGGGGCAGGCGTTACGGCAATAAGGCGGTTACAGGGTTTATTCCATCTAGGAGAGCGATAATGAAATTAGGCAACTGGAGCAAGGCAGCCAAGGGCTGCGTACTGGGCGCGGCGCTGATGTGCTCTAACGGCATGGTGCAGGCGGCAGAGAGCGTCAATGTGTCACTGTTTTCCTGGCCGGGGTATGGCTTCTGGTTCATCGCCAAGGAGAAAAACCTGGTACCTGAGCTGGATCTGAATATCAGTATTATTGAAGACCCCTACGAAAGTTTCGGGCTGATGACAGCAGGGCAGCTGGATGTCACCTCCAGCACGGTTGAATACGGGCCGATTGCGGTAGACAAGAACATCCCCATCAAACTGGTGACCTACACCAACCCGTCGTACGGCACGGACAAGATCATCTTGGCGCCGGGCATCAATTCGGCCAAGGATCTGATCGGTAAAAAGATCGCTGTGATGGAAGGTGGTTTGACCCAGATATTCATGGGCATCTGGCTGGAGCAGAATGGAGTCGCTATCGATGAGGTGGAATTCGTCAACGTGATCATGGATGAGGCCGTGGGCGCGATGCTGGGCGGCAGCGTGAGTGCGGTTGAGCTCTGGGAACCCTTTGGCAGCCAACTGCTGAAGAACATGCCGGGCGCTACTGTGGTGGCGGACTCCAGTCAGGGAGACTGGATCAGCACCGCGTTGCTGGGTGACGGCATGTACATGAGCGAAGCCTTTCTCACCGAAAGGCCGGAAGCGGCGAATTTGGCGATGCAGGCCTATTTCAAGGCGGTCGAATTCTGGAAGCAGAACCCGGAGGAGGGAAACCGGATTATTGCCGACGCCATTCAATTTGATGTGAGTGATGTGGAGATGGTCATTGGCGTCGATGGCGAGATCCACAAGGGCGGCATCATGGTGTTCGATCTGGACGAGGCTGCTCGGTTCATGGGCGTCAAAGACGGCGACCTGCCGCTGGGCATGTCCAATGGACAGATTGCCGAGCACTGGAAGACTACCAACACCTGGTGGCAAAAGTTCGGTATGGCCGACGCCATGCATGACTGGACAGAGGGCGTAGACCTGTCGCCGCTCAAGGCTGCAGTGGAGGCTGAATGAGTGCATCGCTAGCAGCAGAGCCGGGAGCCGCTCCTGCGGGCTTGCAGGTTCGGCAAGTGGGCAAGGTGTTTGCTGATCATGGCCGACAGGTTGTCGCCGTTGATGGCGTCAGCTTTGAGGTGGCGCCCAAACAGGTCTGCGTGCTGCTGGGGCCGTCGGGCTGTGGCAAGTCGACAGTGCTGCGCATGATGGCGGGATTGGAGTGTCCTTCTAGCGGCAGCGTCAGCCTGGATGGGGAAGCGGTGCGCGGCCCGCACCGCGACCGGGGGATGGTCTTTCAGGGGTACACCTCTTTCCCTTGGCTCAAGGTGCGGCAGAACGTGGCCTATGGGCTGCGCATAAATGGGGATGCCTCAGCGATGCGCGAAGGCACGGTCGATTATTTCCTCGACAGGGTTGGCCTCACAGCCTTTGCCGGCGCCTATCCACATCAGCTTTCCGGTGGCATGCGCCAACGGGTTGCCCTGGCCCGTGCCTTGGCCAATTCACCCAAAGTCCTGCTCATGGACGAACCTTTCGGTGCACTGGATGCGGAAACACGCTGGCAGATGCAAGAGCTGCTGCTGGATGTGATCCGCAAGGAAAGCATGACGGTGGTGATGGTCACGCACGATGTGGAAGAAGCGCTGCTACTCGCCGATCAGATTGTATTTCTGTCGAGTCATCCCGGGCGGGTAAAAACGGTTTTGCATCCGCCCTTCAAGGCCAATGGCAGCATCACTACCCGCGAGGACCTGCATGCCCACCCCGAGTACGCCGCGCTGGAGAAACGCATTCTGGAAATGATGCGTGAGGAAGGCCGGGCCTGAAACGCACCTGCGACCGGCGGCGTGCGAACAGGTCAGCGAACGCCATTGTTCGCTGACCTCAAGTGGTTATGGCGATGCCAAGAGCCGCGCTCAGCTCACCACCCGATAACAAGGCACATAATCCGCGCCACCCGGCAGCTTCATCCGGTGCTGGCTTACAAAGGCCTGTAGCAGACGGTCCAGTGGCTGCATGACCTCGGCGTCGCCGTGGATTTCGTAGGGGCCGAATTCTTCGATGCGGCGGATGCCCTTGTCCTTCACGTTGCCAGCGACGATGCCGGAGAAGGCGCGGCGCAGATTGGCGGCCAGTTCGTGCGGGGGCAGGTTGCGGCTTAGCTGCAGACTGGCCATGTTCTCGTGGGTGGGGTCGAAGGGACGCTGGAAGCCTTCTTCAATCCGCAGCAGCCAGTTGAAGTGGAAGGCATCGTTGCGTTGCCGGCGGAAACGCTCGACCTCACCCAGGGCACTGGTCATTTGCCGGGCCACGTCGGCGGGGTCGTCGATGATGATTTGATAGTGCTGTTGCGCCGCCTCACCCAGGGTAGCGCCAACAAATTCATGCAACTGCTGCAGATAGGCCTTGGCGCTGGCCGGCCCGGTGAGAATCACCGGAAAGGGCAGCTCGGCGTTGCTCGGGTGCATCAGAATGCCCAGCAGATAGAGAAACTCCTCCGCCGTGCCGGCGCCGCCAGGGAAGATGATGATGCCGTGGCCCACGCGCACGAAGGCTTCCAGACGTTTCTCGATGTCCGGCAGTATCACCAGTTCATTGACGATCGGGTTGGGCGCTTCGGCAGCAATGATGCCGGGCTCGGTCAGCCCCAGGTAGCGGCCGCCGCGGTTGCGCTGTTTGGCATGGGCAATGGTGGCGCCCTTCATTGGCCCCTTCATCACGCCAGGCCCGCAGCCGGTGCAGATATCCAGGCTGCGCAGGCCAAGTTCATGGCCAACCTTCTTGGTGTATTTGTACTCTTCGGTGCTGATCGAGTGACCGCCCCAGCACACCACCATTTTCGGCTCCACGGCCGGGCGGAGCGTGCGCGCGTTGCGCAGCAGGTGGAACACGTAGTCGGTGATTCCTTCCGAGCTGCTCAGGTCGATGCGCTGGCTTTCCAGCTCGCTCTCGGTGTAAACGATATCGCGCAACGCGCTGAACAGCATCTCGCGGGTACTGGCAATCATCTCGCCATCAACGAAGGCATCGGCCGGTGCGTTGACCAGCTCCAGGCGCACGCCGCGATCCTGTTGATGAATGTAAACATCAAAGTCCTGATACGCCTCAAGAATGGTTTTGGCGTTATCGACGTGGGCGCCGGTATTCAGAATGGCCAGGGCGCATTGGCGGAACAGGCTGTAGGTGCTACCGGAGCCGGCGGCGCTGAGTTGTTGTACTTCACGTTGTGACAGGGTTTCCAGACTGCCCTTGGGGCTGACTGAGGCGTTGATGACCTTCTTTACTGGCATGCGGTATTCCTGAGGTGGCGATCGGCCGAAGGGTAAATTCCGTGTTGTCTGCATTCTCCACGCGATGCGCTATTCAACGCAAACCCTGTGCAATCACAGTGGCCACGCCCAGAGGGCAGACGGCTGTTGAAAGGGCAGAAACGAAGCTGCTCTCTTATCTCTAAAAAGAATATAAAAATAAATAAACAGTATTTATTTGAATAAAGGTTTTATGGCTATGATCTGCCGGTCGACACATGGTGTGTCGCGCCAACTACAGGAATCAGCCATGACCGCAACCAACAAACTTAACGCGGCGGTGGATGATCAGCAGGTTATTGCCGTGATTGCCGAGGCCTTGCGCAGCATTCAGTTCGGCGCGCTGGAAATAACTCTGCACAACGGTCAGGTGGTACAGATTGAGCGCAAGGAAAAGCTGCGTTTTCAACCGCCGGCCAGATCGTCCTGAGTTAACCCGGCGACGGGATCAACCAAGTTTTACAACAACGCATCACCACCGACTGGACCGCCAGAGGTAGCTGACCAATCTTTACCTCAGGAGCACCTTATGCACCAGTCCATCGCTTTGGTAACACCTCGTTTCTCTGCTCTGCATCAGCTCTGTCGAATGTGTCGCCCTGGCACCTGAATTCGGCAGCACCCCTTACTGATTGCACTGTTGCATAGAGAGAGAAAGCACCATGAAAAATTCCTTGCGCCACACCCTGATCGGTGGCCTGGCTACGCTGTTTGCCGCCTCGGCGTCAGCCGCTCAGATTGAACTGTTGAACGTATCCTACGACCCGACCCGCGAGTTTTATCGCGAATACAACGCCGCATTCAGCCAGCACTGGAATGGGCTGACGGGTGATGAGGTGAAAGTGCGCCAGTCCCACGGCGGTTCCGGCTCGCAGGCACGCGCGGTGATCGATGGCCTGGATGCCGATGTGGTCACCCTGGCGCTGGCCTATGACGTGGATGCGCTGCGTCAGCAGGCGGAGCTGATCCCTGAAGACTGGCAAAGCCGGTTGCCGGACAACAGCGCGCCCTATACCTCGACCATTGTGTTGCTGGTGCGCAAGGGCAACCCGAAAAATATCCACGACTGGGACGATCTGGTGCGCGACGATGTGGCGGTGATCACCCCCAACCCCAAGACCTCCGGCGGCGCACGCTGGAATTACCTGGCTGCCTGGGGCTACGCGTTGCAAAAGTTTGCTGGCGATGAAGACAAGACCTACCAGTTCATCAGCAAGTTGTTCCAGAACGTGCCGGTGCTGGACTCCGGCGCGCGTGGCGCCACCAACACCTTTGTGCAACGCGGGCTGGGTGATGTGTTCATCGCCTGGGAAAACGAGGCCTTTCTCGCGGTAGAGCAGTTGGGCAAGGGCGAGTTCGAGATAGTGGTGCCTTCGGTGAGCATTCTGGCGGAGCCGCCGGTGACCCTGGTCGACAGGAACGTGGATCGCAAGGGCACCCGCGAGGTAGCCGAAGCTTACTTGCAATACCTCTACAGCGATGAGGCGCAGCGGCTGGCGGGCAAGCATTACTACCGCCCGTCCAACCCGGCCATCGGCAAGGAGTTTGCCGATAGTTTTCCGCAGGTTGAGCTGTTCAGGATCGACGAGGTATTCGGCGGCTGGCAACAGGCGCAGGAAACCCACTTCAACGATGGCGGCAAGTTCGACAGCATTCTGGAAGCCATCTCCCGGCGCTGAACACGAGCTTACCAACCAACCCGGGCGACCATCGCCCGGGACTCCGCTTGAGGTGATTTATGTCGCTGACGAGAAGGCGCCGCGTTATACCCGGCTTCGGGTTGACCATGGGGTTTACGCTGTTTTATTTGAGTTTCATCTTGCTGATCCCGGTCGGCGGCTTGCTGCTGTACACCTCGTTGATGAGTTGGGAGGACTTTTGGCAGGCGATCAGCCACCCGCAGGTGGTGGCCTCGTACAAATTGTCGTTCGGCGCATCGCTGATCGGCGCCTCTATCAACCTGGTGTTTGGTGCGCTGGTGGCCTGGGTGCTGGTGCGTTACCGCTTTCCGGGCAAAAAGCTGGTCGATGCCCTGGTTGATCTGCCCTTTGCGCTGCCAACGGCAGTCGCCGGTATCGCTCTGGTGACGCTGTATGCCAGCTCGGGTTGGGTTGGCCAGTATCTGCAGGTGGCCGGCATCAAGGTGGCTTACACCCAATTGGGTGTGGTGGTAGCGCTGACCTACATAGGCTTGCCCTTTGTCGTGCGCACGGTGCAGCCGGTGCTGGAAGACCTTGAGGCCGAGCGTGAGGAGGCCTCGGCCAGCCTGGGCGCGAGCCGCTTTACCACCATCAGACGGGTCATTTTGCCCTCGCTGCTGCCGGCCTTGATGACCGGTTACGCGCTGGCGTTTGCTCGCGCGGTGGGTGAGTACGGCTCGGTGGTTTTTATTTCCGGCAACATGCCCTATCGCACCGAAATCACCCCCTTGCTGATCGTCGCCAAGGCCGAGCAGTTTGACTACCACGGCGCTGCGGCTATCGGCACGGTCATGCTGCTGGCGGCGTTCGCGCTGCTGTTGCTGATCAACGGTCTGCAGTGGTGGACCGCAAGGCGTGGCGTATGAGGGGGAGAATCGCATGACAACAAAAACCGCAACTGGCTACCTGGTGCGCCACGAGGCCAATCCGCAGCTCGCCGCGCGCTGGCGCCGGGCGACCGAAGAGCCGGCCTGGGTGCGCTGGACCCTGATAACCATTGCGCTGACCTTCCTTGCGCTGTTTCTGGTCCTGCCGCTGCTGGTGGTGCTGTATGGCGCATTCGAGCAAGGCCTGAGCGTCTGGTTCGCGGCGATCAACGAGCCCGATGCCCTGGCAGCGATTCGCCTGTCTTTGCTGGTGGTGGTGATCGTAGTGCCGATCAATGTGCTGTTCGGCGTTGCCGCAGCCTGGGCCATCGCCAAGCACGAGTTTCGCGGCAAGCCGATTCTGATTTCGCTGATCGACATGCCCTTTGCCATCTCGCCGGTGGTGGTGGGGCTTATCTTCGTCATTCTGTTCGGCTCGCAGGGCTGGCTTGGGCCCTGGCTAGCAGCCCATGACCTGCGCATCATTTTTGCGGTGCCGGGCATCATCATCGTGATCGCGTTCGGCACCATGCCCTTTATTGCCCGCGAGCTGATCCCCCTGATGCAGCAACAGGGCAAGGAAGAAGAAGAGGCATCGCTGACGCTGGGCGCCAACGGCTGGAAGACCTTCTGGTACGTGACCCTGCCCAATATCAAGTGGGGGCTGATCTACGGAGTCATCCTGTGTAACGCCCGCGCGCTAGGCGAGTTTGGCGCCGTGGCGGTGGTCTCCGGGCGAATTCGCGGCGAGACCAACACTATGCCGCTGCACATTGAAGTGCTCTACAACGAATACCTGTTTACCGCCGCCTTTGCCGTGTCGTCGTTACTGACCGGGCTGGCGCTGGTGACCATCGCAATCAAGAGTTTCGTCGAATGGCTGGATGAACGCAGCCGCGAAGCTACCGCTATCAGCCATGAAGGGGCCGCGTCATGAGTATTGAAATTGATCAGGTGAACAAGCGTTTCGGCGATTTTGTGGCGGTGGATAACGTCAGCCTCAGCTTGAACGACGGCGAGCTGACCGCGCTGCTGGGGCCGTCCGGTTCCGGCAAGACCACCTTGCTGCGGATCATCGCCGGGCTAGAGCAGCCGGACTCGGGCCGTATTCGCTTTCAGGGCCAGGACACCACCGATCTGCACGTCAGTGATCGCGGTGTGGGCTTCGTATTCCAGCACTACGCGCTGTTCAAGCACATGAGCGTGTATGAAAACGTCGCCTACGGCCTGACGGTCAAACCTCGCAGCCAGCGCCCAAGCAAGGCCGAGATCCGTAAGCGGGTGATGCACCTGCTGGAGATGGTGCAGCTGGACTGGACCGCAGACCGTCTACCCTCGCAGCTGTCCGGCGGTCAGCGTCAGCGCATCGCCCTGGCCCGCGCGCTGGCGGTCGAGCCGCAGGTGCTGCTGCTGGATGAGCCCTTCGGCGCGCTGGATGCCAAGGTACGCGCCGAGCTGCGCAGCTGGCTGCGGCGGCTGCACGATGAGCTGCACGTCACCAGCGTGTTTGTCACCCACGATCAGGAGGAAGCGCTGGAAGTGGCAGACCGCGTGGTGGTGATGAACCACGGCGCAGTTGAACAGGATGGCCAGCCGGAAGCGGTCTACGACCACCCAGCCAACGCCTTTGTTTACGGCTTTCTGGGGCAGGTAAATCGCTTCAATGCGCAGGTGCAGGGTGGCGTTGCCCGCATTGGTCCGCTGCAGTTGCCGGCAGCGGAGTTTGCCGGTCAGGCAAACCGCCGGGCCACCGCCTATGTACGCCCCCACGACATAGACGTGTTGGCCACGGCGCAGCACGGCGCCCTGCCTGCGCAGATCGAGCAGGTGTTGATTGTGGGCCCGCATGCGCGGCTGGCGTTGCGCACGGCTGAGGCCGAGGAAGCGGTGAAGGTAGAGCTGTCGCGCGCACGCTTTCGCGAATTGGGCCTGCAGCAGGGCGCAGATGCCTGGCTCAAGCCGCTGTACTCGCGGGTGTTCCTGAACGACGACCAACTGGCTGACGCACTGGACTAAAGGGCCTCGGCTCGGGCCGTTGCTTTTTATGTATTATGGTTATAATTTAAAGGCGGTCTGTTGTTGCACCTGGGGCGCTAATTTGGATGCAAGCTGTCTTCAGCCGAACATTCACCGCGCGCTGGCGCGCTTCATCTGCCTGTTACAGGAGTTGCTATGACCATTTCATCCGCCAAGCACAGCAAGACCGCCACTGGTGCCGCACTGGCCACCTTCGAGGCATCGGTAGAGCATCATTACGCCGATAACCGCGGCGTGCGCATTCACTACGCAGCCGCCGGCAGCGGGCCTTTGCTGGTGTTTTTGCACGGCTTTCCGGATCACTGGCTCGGCTGGTGGCAAGTGATGGACAGCCTACGCTCGGACTACCGCGTGGTGGCGCTCGATATGCGCGGCTACAACCTGAGCGATCAGCCGGCTGAGCCGCAGGCCTACGCTGTGAGCGAGTTGGTCAAGGATGTGCGGGCGGTGATCAACCACGAGGGTGCTGAAAGGGCGACCATCATCGGTCACGATTGGGGCGGCTTCGTCGCCTGGCATCTGGCCATGGACATGCCCGAGCTGGTTGAGCGCTTGGTGGTGCTCAACATGCCGCACCCCTGGGCCATCTCGCGCGAGCTGGCCAGCAACCCGGCGCAGCAAAAAGCCAGTGAGTACGTGACCTTGTTCAGCCATCCACAGGCGCATCTGCAGTTCCCTCGCGAGCGGCTGGCAGCCTGGGTCACCGACCCCGCCTTCCAGGCCCGGCAGCAACAGGCCATGGACAACTCATCGCTCAATGGCATGCTCAATTACTACCGGGTGAACTGGCCGACGCCACCCTGCAGCCAGCACGCCGCCCCGCCCCCCAAGGTGCAGGCGCCCACCTTGCTGATGCACGGCCTGCAGGACCCCTACGCACTGCCCGCCGGGCTGAACGACGTGTGGCAATGGATCAACAACACGCTGGATATCTACACCCTGCCCGAGGCCGCGCATTTCATTCAGCATGATCATGCGCCTGAGGTGACGGCGCGTTTGCGGGCGTGGTTGGCGCGGGGAAGTTAATTGGTTGGGGCAGTGGAATGCGCTGAGATTTATTCCCATTACATTTTGCATCAGCCTGATGCGAGGGCGGCCCGAAGCGGCTGTCTTTTGTTTTGGTGTAAAGCTCGGATACTGTCCGATAAGACTGTGCTCAGCCTTATCGGACTGAGCACAGTCTTAGCTCTTAGAGCTCTTCTGGTTGGAAGAAGTCCAATAGTATCCGCAAAAATTCCTGCGGGTTATCTAGATGCACGACGTGCTCGGCGGCCACCTTTACGTAGGTGCCGTTCTGCAGCAGTGACGCGGCCTGGTCTGCTTCTTCCTGACTCATGGCGCCGTTCAGCGTACCGTCTTCCATAATCTCGGTGTTGGCGTGCAGCAGCAGCGTGGGTGCGGTGATCTGCATCAGCGCGGTTGCGTGATCAAAGCCGTAGTTCCAACTGCCATCGTAGAATGCGGCGCCGAACCGTGGGTCGTATTGATCAAGCCCACGAAGCAGAAGACGCACTATGTCATCTTTGATAATGCCAAGTTCGATTGGCTGGTTCGGATGAGTCAGCCGGTAGGCTTTGATGGTCTGCTTGAGAATGAACGGGGAGCCGACGCCGATGTTGTTGCGAAAGAAGTCGGCGTTGCCATCAATCCAGTACAACAGGAAGTCGTCCGGGTGGTCCACGGTCGCCGCTTCGTGGCTGGTCCGGAACGCACGGTAGGCAATGGTCTCTGTAATGCGCGGATACTCGGAAGAGAAGAGCGGAGGGTCTTCGAGCAGAACCGAGGTAACTAGCTCTGGCCGGTAGGCCGCCAACCAAGTGGCCAGAAGACCGCCGGAAGAGTTGCCGGTTATGTATACCGGCTCCCCAATCTCGTTCTCAATGAAGTTGGCCAAGTCTGCGCCAATCTGATCGGCATTCATTGGGTAGTTTGCCGGGGTTACAGTCTTGCCGTGCCCGGGATAGTCAATATTGAAGACGTGGAAGTGCTGAGCCAGCTCTGGCATGACGCGACTATAGCTGAACCAGTCCATGAGTTGGGCGTGGAGTAGTA
This region includes:
- a CDS encoding fatty acid desaturase family protein → MQFYKNLWRDSGMLPNTLAVGYVLLTYFGGWALLFLGTWWSLLLGTLAVAHGMTIAAYLLHDCGHNALCKKVEHNTRLGRWMNVITGSHYGTYEDMRYKHMRHHVDNCEPVAFDYRAWLVQRPVLHKFVRALEWCYIPAVELLMHGMLIAAPFVYDSKKAQRSRVLRITLLRVACFGLVGWFAPLALLGYALAYCLFLTFLRFMDSFQHNYEIFYTLDTPDAKPPYKGNRDYEECNTYSNLISARWPWLNLLALNFSYHNAHHTKPNMPWYRLPAYHREIYGDNCPQQLSIWGQVKSFHRHRVERVLAEEYGTADVRETVREGKAVGVNALSFLTAF
- a CDS encoding ABC transporter permease produces the protein MGTEIWSSFDFKQRVTPTTKLILGVVAWLAFVLLWHVAANAKDTLSPLFPGPLQVLEALRELFWEREFSADVLSSLQRIGISFAVAVAIALPLGVLMGAFPLIAAFFSPLVSAFRYLPDPAFIPLLLMWLGTGNEQKIALLVLGVIWFLITLVSDVVRQVPTDFIETSKTLGGSRKVILWTVVVPAALPAIVDTCRQMLAVSWTYLVIAEIVAATDGIGAMMMRAKRFVHVDDIMAGILVIGLLGLLCDLAFRAIHWLAFPYLRQRAR
- a CDS encoding ABC transporter substrate-binding protein, which codes for MKLGNWSKAAKGCVLGAALMCSNGMVQAAESVNVSLFSWPGYGFWFIAKEKNLVPELDLNISIIEDPYESFGLMTAGQLDVTSSTVEYGPIAVDKNIPIKLVTYTNPSYGTDKIILAPGINSAKDLIGKKIAVMEGGLTQIFMGIWLEQNGVAIDEVEFVNVIMDEAVGAMLGGSVSAVELWEPFGSQLLKNMPGATVVADSSQGDWISTALLGDGMYMSEAFLTERPEAANLAMQAYFKAVEFWKQNPEEGNRIIADAIQFDVSDVEMVIGVDGEIHKGGIMVFDLDEAARFMGVKDGDLPLGMSNGQIAEHWKTTNTWWQKFGMADAMHDWTEGVDLSPLKAAVEAE
- a CDS encoding ABC transporter ATP-binding protein, with protein sequence MSASLAAEPGAAPAGLQVRQVGKVFADHGRQVVAVDGVSFEVAPKQVCVLLGPSGCGKSTVLRMMAGLECPSSGSVSLDGEAVRGPHRDRGMVFQGYTSFPWLKVRQNVAYGLRINGDASAMREGTVDYFLDRVGLTAFAGAYPHQLSGGMRQRVALARALANSPKVLLMDEPFGALDAETRWQMQELLLDVIRKESMTVVMVTHDVEEALLLADQIVFLSSHPGRVKTVLHPPFKANGSITTREDLHAHPEYAALEKRILEMMREEGRA
- the ppnN gene encoding nucleotide 5'-monophosphate nucleosidase PpnN, with amino-acid sequence MPVKKVINASVSPKGSLETLSQREVQQLSAAGSGSTYSLFRQCALAILNTGAHVDNAKTILEAYQDFDVYIHQQDRGVRLELVNAPADAFVDGEMIASTREMLFSALRDIVYTESELESQRIDLSSSEGITDYVFHLLRNARTLRPAVEPKMVVCWGGHSISTEEYKYTKKVGHELGLRSLDICTGCGPGVMKGPMKGATIAHAKQRNRGGRYLGLTEPGIIAAEAPNPIVNELVILPDIEKRLEAFVRVGHGIIIFPGGAGTAEEFLYLLGILMHPSNAELPFPVILTGPASAKAYLQQLHEFVGATLGEAAQQHYQIIIDDPADVARQMTSALGEVERFRRQRNDAFHFNWLLRIEEGFQRPFDPTHENMASLQLSRNLPPHELAANLRRAFSGIVAGNVKDKGIRRIEEFGPYEIHGDAEVMQPLDRLLQAFVSQHRMKLPGGADYVPCYRVVS
- a CDS encoding DUF2292 domain-containing protein, whose amino-acid sequence is MTATNKLNAAVDDQQVIAVIAEALRSIQFGALEITLHNGQVVQIERKEKLRFQPPARSS
- a CDS encoding sulfate ABC transporter substrate-binding protein — protein: MKNSLRHTLIGGLATLFAASASAAQIELLNVSYDPTREFYREYNAAFSQHWNGLTGDEVKVRQSHGGSGSQARAVIDGLDADVVTLALAYDVDALRQQAELIPEDWQSRLPDNSAPYTSTIVLLVRKGNPKNIHDWDDLVRDDVAVITPNPKTSGGARWNYLAAWGYALQKFAGDEDKTYQFISKLFQNVPVLDSGARGATNTFVQRGLGDVFIAWENEAFLAVEQLGKGEFEIVVPSVSILAEPPVTLVDRNVDRKGTREVAEAYLQYLYSDEAQRLAGKHYYRPSNPAIGKEFADSFPQVELFRIDEVFGGWQQAQETHFNDGGKFDSILEAISRR
- the cysT gene encoding sulfate ABC transporter permease subunit CysT, which codes for MTRRRRVIPGFGLTMGFTLFYLSFILLIPVGGLLLYTSLMSWEDFWQAISHPQVVASYKLSFGASLIGASINLVFGALVAWVLVRYRFPGKKLVDALVDLPFALPTAVAGIALVTLYASSGWVGQYLQVAGIKVAYTQLGVVVALTYIGLPFVVRTVQPVLEDLEAEREEASASLGASRFTTIRRVILPSLLPALMTGYALAFARAVGEYGSVVFISGNMPYRTEITPLLIVAKAEQFDYHGAAAIGTVMLLAAFALLLLINGLQWWTARRGV
- the cysW gene encoding sulfate ABC transporter permease subunit CysW; the protein is MTTKTATGYLVRHEANPQLAARWRRATEEPAWVRWTLITIALTFLALFLVLPLLVVLYGAFEQGLSVWFAAINEPDALAAIRLSLLVVVIVVPINVLFGVAAAWAIAKHEFRGKPILISLIDMPFAISPVVVGLIFVILFGSQGWLGPWLAAHDLRIIFAVPGIIIVIAFGTMPFIARELIPLMQQQGKEEEEASLTLGANGWKTFWYVTLPNIKWGLIYGVILCNARALGEFGAVAVVSGRIRGETNTMPLHIEVLYNEYLFTAAFAVSSLLTGLALVTIAIKSFVEWLDERSREATAISHEGAAS
- a CDS encoding sulfate/molybdate ABC transporter ATP-binding protein, whose product is MSIEIDQVNKRFGDFVAVDNVSLSLNDGELTALLGPSGSGKTTLLRIIAGLEQPDSGRIRFQGQDTTDLHVSDRGVGFVFQHYALFKHMSVYENVAYGLTVKPRSQRPSKAEIRKRVMHLLEMVQLDWTADRLPSQLSGGQRQRIALARALAVEPQVLLLDEPFGALDAKVRAELRSWLRRLHDELHVTSVFVTHDQEEALEVADRVVVMNHGAVEQDGQPEAVYDHPANAFVYGFLGQVNRFNAQVQGGVARIGPLQLPAAEFAGQANRRATAYVRPHDIDVLATAQHGALPAQIEQVLIVGPHARLALRTAEAEEAVKVELSRARFRELGLQQGADAWLKPLYSRVFLNDDQLADALD